The following coding sequences lie in one Kitasatospora azatica KCTC 9699 genomic window:
- a CDS encoding carbohydrate ABC transporter permease: MTKSRPTRRRSPVFDAVTPLGLTARYLTLLAVLAITVGPMLWELATSLKSVIEDVYPVTPRLLPEHPTFANYGQVARTVPIAHFALNSVIVAVLCVGGNLVGATAAGYALARLRFRGRRLVLGLFLSTLVLPGEVTLISQYQTVTRLGLGNSLLGVALPAMIGALNVLLMRNAFLAIPADVEEAAVIDGADVWQRLRWIALPSAKGTLSVIAILTFIGAWDDFLWPLLVLQSPDKLTLTVGLSYLHSVFSADPRIIAAGAMIALLPILALFVALQRYFFRGVGEGAVKG, from the coding sequence GTGACCAAGTCCCGGCCGACGAGGCGGCGTTCCCCGGTCTTCGACGCCGTCACGCCGCTCGGCCTGACGGCCCGCTACCTGACCCTGCTCGCGGTGCTCGCCATCACCGTCGGCCCGATGCTCTGGGAGCTGGCCACCTCGCTGAAGAGCGTCATCGAGGACGTCTACCCCGTCACGCCCCGACTGCTGCCCGAGCACCCGACCTTCGCCAACTACGGTCAGGTCGCCCGGACCGTCCCGATCGCGCACTTCGCGCTCAACTCGGTGATCGTCGCGGTGCTCTGTGTGGGCGGCAACCTGGTTGGCGCCACCGCCGCCGGCTACGCGCTGGCCCGACTGCGGTTCCGCGGCCGCCGGCTGGTGCTCGGCCTCTTCCTGTCCACTCTGGTGCTGCCCGGCGAGGTCACGCTGATCTCCCAGTACCAGACGGTGACCAGGCTCGGCCTCGGCAACTCGCTGCTCGGGGTGGCGCTGCCCGCCATGATCGGCGCGCTGAACGTGCTGCTGATGCGCAACGCCTTCCTGGCGATCCCCGCCGACGTGGAGGAGGCCGCCGTGATCGACGGCGCCGACGTCTGGCAGCGGCTGCGCTGGATCGCGCTGCCCAGCGCCAAGGGCACGCTCAGCGTGATCGCGATCCTGACCTTCATCGGTGCCTGGGACGACTTCCTGTGGCCACTGCTGGTGCTGCAGAGCCCGGACAAGCTGACCCTCACCGTTGGACTCTCCTACCTGCACAGCGTCTTCTCGGCCGACCCGCGGATCATCGCCGCGGGTGCCATGATCGCGCTGCTGCCGATTCTGGCGCTCTTCGTCGCACTGCAGCGGTACTTCTTCCGCGGCGTCGGCGAGGGCGCGGTGAAGGGCTGA
- a CDS encoding carbohydrate ABC transporter permease, translating into MRSHRPYTPWLLVAPALLWLAVFSLWPALNTGVLSFTNVHTLSGGQFIGLRNYSLMWHDPHLRDAILNTLVFMAVCVPLLTFLPLLLALLVQRTLPFMGFFRTVFYFPVIASAVVVALIWQWLLDDRGLVNGLAEQFGLIHAALPFLTDRWLLLFSAIALTVWKGLGYYMVLYLSALGNVRRELHEAAAVDGAGAARRFWAVTVPGVRGTMALVAVLIAVNAMRVFSELYILGGRTGGIGGQDVSLVMLIQQAASGSDGRLGYASALSVLLFLLTVGPLVLLARWNRRVDQ; encoded by the coding sequence ATGAGATCCCACCGCCCGTACACACCTTGGCTGCTGGTCGCCCCCGCGCTGCTCTGGCTGGCCGTCTTCAGCCTCTGGCCCGCGCTCAACACCGGCGTGCTCTCCTTCACCAACGTGCACACCCTCAGCGGCGGGCAGTTCATCGGCCTTCGCAACTACTCCCTGATGTGGCACGACCCGCACCTGCGCGACGCGATCCTCAACACCCTGGTCTTCATGGCGGTCTGCGTCCCGCTGCTGACCTTCCTGCCGCTGCTGCTCGCCCTGCTGGTCCAGCGCACGCTGCCGTTCATGGGCTTCTTCCGGACCGTCTTCTACTTCCCGGTGATCGCCTCCGCCGTGGTGGTGGCGCTGATCTGGCAGTGGCTGCTGGACGACCGCGGCCTGGTCAACGGCCTGGCCGAGCAGTTCGGCCTGATCCACGCGGCACTGCCCTTCCTGACCGACCGCTGGCTGCTGCTGTTCAGCGCGATCGCCCTGACGGTCTGGAAGGGCCTGGGCTACTACATGGTGCTCTACCTCTCCGCGCTCGGAAACGTCCGCCGCGAGCTGCACGAGGCCGCCGCGGTGGACGGCGCCGGCGCGGCGCGGCGGTTCTGGGCGGTCACCGTGCCGGGGGTGCGCGGGACCATGGCGCTGGTCGCGGTACTGATCGCGGTCAACGCGATGCGGGTCTTCTCCGAGCTGTACATCCTGGGCGGGCGCACCGGCGGCATCGGCGGGCAGGACGTCTCGCTGGTGATGCTGATCCAGCAGGCCGCCTCGGGCAGCGACGGGCGGCTCGGCTACGCCTCGGCGCTCAGCGTGCTGCTCTTCCTGCTCACCGTCGGGCCGCTGGTGCTGCTCGCCCGCTGGAACCGGAGGGTCGATCAGTGA
- a CDS encoding ABC transporter substrate-binding protein — MRRIRTGSRATGTLTNAALAAVTTLVAVTGCGVGGSNGAAAQQSVATDAPLKGEITFQTWSLKNDKFTPYFTALIKDFESQHPGTTVNWIDQPGDGYPDKVTSQVTSGSLPDVINLPPDIAHAVAKVGGLLDLTKNVPTLARDYVASGLHAYTYADLGDTAKDSYGFPWYLGTDVSFWNKAMLQRDGLDPANLPKTFDELLSQARTMHDRSGGKDYLMSRPPGLSDIVNSGTTLMSPDGKKFVFNTPAAAAVLDKYTAAFAAGYLPSDVLTSTYEGNSTLFTKQVVAWTTGGGNYIQSTQQSNPTLAPQIIPSPALDTAPLYVQGISVAARSKNLPLALAFGRFVTDNANQVAFIKLAPGFLPGSAASAGDPAYSRSDGTPQGDASVIAYKDMQTAVNFTPPVWTDAMNTNLNQQIALAMTGKESAKQALDNAVDQANQLLGQ, encoded by the coding sequence ATGCGAAGAATCCGGACAGGTTCTCGTGCGACGGGCACGCTCACGAATGCCGCGCTCGCCGCCGTCACCACCCTCGTCGCTGTCACCGGCTGCGGCGTCGGCGGCAGCAACGGCGCCGCCGCCCAGCAGAGCGTGGCCACCGACGCCCCGCTCAAGGGCGAGATCACCTTCCAGACCTGGTCGTTGAAGAACGACAAGTTCACCCCCTACTTCACCGCGCTGATCAAGGACTTCGAGAGTCAGCACCCCGGCACCACCGTCAACTGGATCGACCAGCCGGGCGACGGCTACCCCGACAAGGTGACCAGCCAGGTGACCAGCGGATCACTGCCCGACGTGATCAACCTGCCGCCCGACATCGCCCACGCGGTCGCCAAGGTCGGCGGGCTGCTCGACCTGACGAAGAACGTCCCCACCCTGGCCCGGGACTACGTGGCCAGCGGCCTGCACGCCTACACCTACGCCGACCTCGGCGACACCGCCAAGGACTCCTACGGCTTCCCCTGGTACCTCGGCACCGACGTCAGCTTCTGGAACAAGGCCATGCTCCAGCGCGACGGCCTCGACCCCGCGAACCTCCCGAAGACCTTCGACGAGCTGCTCAGCCAGGCCAGGACCATGCACGACCGGTCCGGCGGCAAGGACTACCTGATGAGCCGTCCGCCGGGCCTGTCCGACATCGTCAACTCCGGTACCACGCTGATGAGTCCGGACGGAAAGAAGTTCGTCTTCAACACCCCCGCGGCGGCCGCCGTGCTGGACAAGTACACCGCCGCCTTCGCGGCCGGCTACCTGCCCTCCGACGTGCTCACCAGCACCTACGAGGGCAACTCCACGCTCTTCACCAAGCAGGTGGTGGCCTGGACCACCGGTGGCGGCAACTACATCCAGAGCACCCAGCAGTCCAACCCGACACTGGCCCCGCAGATCATCCCCTCGCCCGCGCTGGACACCGCCCCGCTCTACGTCCAGGGCATCTCGGTGGCCGCCAGGAGCAAGAACCTGCCGCTCGCCCTCGCCTTCGGCAGGTTCGTCACCGACAACGCCAACCAGGTGGCGTTCATCAAGCTGGCCCCGGGCTTCCTGCCCGGCAGCGCGGCCTCGGCCGGCGACCCGGCCTACAGCAGGAGCGACGGCACCCCGCAGGGCGACGCCTCGGTGATCGCCTACAAGGACATGCAGACCGCGGTGAACTTCACCCCGCCGGTCTGGACCGACGCCATGAACACCAACCTCAACCAGCAGATCGCGCTGGCCATGACCGGAAAGGAGTCGGCGAAGCAGGCGCTGGACAACGCCGTCGACCAGGCCAACCAGCTCCTCGGCCAGTAG